The Poecilia reticulata strain Guanapo linkage group LG10, Guppy_female_1.0+MT, whole genome shotgun sequence sequence TYTTTTGcattttcaacacatttcttcctAATGTTTGCCAGGTTATGGGTTTTGGCCTCTACCTGATGGACGGGAACGTCAGTAATATCTACAAACTAGATGCCAAAAAGAGGATCAACCTGAGCAAGATCGACAAGTTCTTCAAAGTAAGAAtgcttggtgttttttttttttgcttagctCGTCTAAGATGTGCAGAAACGTGTCCAAATGTCTGTGTGGCAGAGGGTAAGATGTTCACTTGATGTGTTCACTCAGCTTCAAGTCGTGCCTCTGTTTGGAGACATGCAGATCGAGTTGTCACGCTACATAGAGACGAGCGCTCActatgaagaaaacaaatccaGGTAAGACCGTACCGCCGGCGAAACGAGACAAAAGTTGCAGCTTCCCGTCGGCCTCGTTTGAAAATCCCATCTGCTCTCATTTTTCCTGAACCCYTCTWACCCCCCGCACACACGCGCTCGCGCCCCGTGCCCAGGTGGACGTGCACCCAGAGCAGCATCTCGCCGCAGTACAACCTGTGCGAGCAGATGGTGCAGATCAGGGACGACCACATCCGCTTCATCTCGGAGCTGGCGCGCTACAGCAACAGCGAGGTGGTGACGGGCTCGGGCCTGGACAGCCAGAAGTCGGACGAGGAGTACAGGGAGCTGTTCGACCTGGCTCTGAGGGGCCTGCAGCTGCTGTCCAAGTGGAGCACGCACGTCATGGAAGTCGTGAGTGAAGAGCCAGGAGGGTGGTGGGGGGGGATTGATGGCATGTTCCGCTGCGGGCAGAGAgaatcgcttttttttttttttttttacccaaatgtCGATATGTGTGGATTTTGAGACGTTagctttgttttggtgtttgtttgttttttaccattGATCTTTCCAGCTTTGACAAAAACACGGTGTTGTGTCCCACAGTACTCCTGGAAGCTGGTGCATCCCACGGACAAGTTCTGCAACAAGGATTGTCCCGGCACGGCGGAGGAGTACGAGCGAGCCACGCGCTACAACTACACCAGTGAGGAGAAGTTTGCCCTGGTCGAGGTTATTGCCATGATCAAAGGGCTGCAGGTAAATGCTTGGAAATCATATCTGTAAGCCAGTaaggggtctgcaacctgcagTTCAGGAGACACAGCTGGCTCTTTGGACCTTCTGCCACTTAGAACTGAAAAACTTTGACTGAAAATGatgaagaaaagctttaaaaatggaTCTAATAACACATGCATGATTTTGCTATTCCACCCCTtggaataaatgcatttaatttctaTGACAGACCAACACTATAAGCacctgtcatttttttttagacccATTTTTCTTGCTGGAAATTATGCAACTATCAACAACCCACATAAGAAAATGTAGCCATTATCTTTTTGagaaagttttatgtttttctttatttgtaaagaaaaacatataaagGCACTTTTTAAACCAGATCCCTGCTATAAAAAGTGCCTTGCAAAACCATTCATCTCCgttgaatgtttttacattttgttgagtTGCTAGCAACAAAGCAACCCGTTTTGCTGGGTGCTTTTTGTGATGCGCTTTCTTTTAAGGCATACAAACAAACATATtactaaataaacatttttgtttgtcctcTCTGAGTAGATAATTCATAAAACCAGCTTTCACATGCTAGCTAATTTCACACACAAGTAGCTGATATCCTGcatatttcagtttaattcttaatttaaaaaaaaaaacacaattctgtGTCTCGTACTGTGCAGGTTCTGATGGGTCGCATGGAGTCCGTCTTCAACCAGGCCATCAGGAACACAATCTACGCGGCTCTGCAGGACTTCGCTCAGGTCACCCTCAGGGAGCCGCTGCGCCAAGCCGTACGCAAGAAGAAGAATGTTCTCATCAGGTTTCTGAAAACGACAAAATCAATACCTCTTCTAATGACGCCGAACAATAATTCAGCAAAGAAACCTTTCTACCTGCAccaattcctttttaaaaaaattttttattctcCGTAGTGTCCTGCAGGCCATTCGAAAGACTGTCTGTGActgggagggaggaagagagccTCCAAACGACCCCTGCCTGAGGGGAGAGAAGGACCCAAAGGGTGGGTTTGACATCAAGGTGCCTCGTCGAGCAGTGGGACCCTCCAGTACACAGGTGAAGACGATTCGTCcctattattttatttggaacGTCTTTATCTGCTGGCTCTACCCTGCGATGAGACAAAGTATTCTCAAACGATCAGTAGGATGTAGGATGTCACTTGCTAGATTATTCTTGGCCCAATTTGGGAACTCCTCAAAGAACTGCAGTACCATCTGCATGGCAGACGGTACTGCAGAGCTTTTTGTCTAaatcaagaggaaaaaaaaaacatagttggacatatttttttaaaaatgtgtgtttatttgttgttgttgttttttttgcagctctACATGGTACGCACCATGCTGGAGTCATTAATAGCTGACAAGAGTGGATCTAAGAAAACTCTTCGCAGCAGCCTTGACGGACCCATTGTGGTGGCCATAGAGGACTTCCACAAGCATTCCTTCTTCTTCACACACCTGCTGAACTTCAGCGGTGAGTTGAAAGCACAGTATAGACTTTAAgcaggccattattttaggtcATAtatctttattcttttatatttttgacaaagttcccaccaaaagtttttttttggccaaCATTTAGTAACCCCTCTCCGTTCTGTCGTCAGAGGCCCTGCAGCAGTGCTGCGACCTCTCCCAGCTGTGGTTCAGGGAGTTCTTCCTGGAGCTCACCATGGGCCGCAGAATCCAGTTCCCCATCGAGATGTCCATGCCCTGGATCCTGACCGACCACATCCTGGAGACCAAGGAGCCCTCTATGATGGAGTAAGACGAGCTCACTGTTGCACTCAGCCTCGGCCTGTCCTTTGGAAGTGAGCCGGTAATAACAACCTCCACCCCTTCCTCTTCTAGATACGTTCTGTATCCTCTAGACTTGTACAACGACAGTGGCTACTACGCTCTGACTAAGTTCAAGAAGCAGTTCCTGTACGACGAAATCGAAGCTGAGGTAAGGGGCAACAGCAAAAGATCTAAATCCAGACAAGTCGGTAAAGACTCCAAACCTTCACTGACTTTTGCCTCTTCTTAGGTAAACCTCTGCTTTGATCAGTTTGTGTACAAGTTGGCAGACCAGATATTTGCCTACTACAAAGCAATGGCCGGAAGGTATTATCAACAGCACTTCCCAAAGATCCGACAATCTTTGTAGGCTTCCCCTAAATACATTTAGGTCTTCTCCACAGTGTCCTCTTAGACAAGCGCTTCAGGGCGGAGTGTAAAAACTACGGCGTCATCATTCCGTACCCTCCGTCGAACCGCTACGAGACGCTGCTCAAGCAGAGGCACGTGCAGGTACGCGGAAAACCGAAGACGCGATGCTCTCACGTCGGTGGACGGCAATTGTTCATTTTGAGCCCGATTTACTGGTTTGACTGTGCATCTTTCAGCTTTTGGGTCGATCGATTGATCTGAACCGCCTGATCACCCAGAGGATCTCAGCCGCCATGTACAAGTCGCTAGACCATGCCATCAGCCGCTTTGAGAGTGAGGACCTCACATCCATAGTGGTAAGAACGCTGAGAGAAGTTTGCTCGTTGCTCCTCTTGCATCATGCCTTCTCATGCCGCTCCCGTAACACCTGGCCAGGAGTTGGAGTGGCTGCTGGAGATCAACAGGCTGACCCACCGGCTGCTGTCCAAGCACATGACCCTGGACAGCTTCGACGCCATGTTCCGCGAGGCCAACCACAACGTTTCGGCCCCCTACGGACGAATCACGCTCCACGTCTTCTGGGAGCTCAACTTTGATTTCCTCCCAAACTACTGCTACAACGGATCCACGAACCGGTCGGTTTACTCGTAGATCTCTTCAGATTTCTTATTGGCTTCCACCTCTCTGTGTTTAACTTTTCCCCCCCCTCTCAGCTTTGTACGCACAGCTATTCCCTTCACCCAGGAGCCTCAAAGAGACAAGCCAGCCAATGTGCAGCCTTATTACCTGTATGGGTCCAAGGTAGGTTGACATTTCGTTTTGTTTTGGCTGTGTTTAGAAGAAACTAGCTGAGACTTACATTGtcttttgtctctctctctctctctttgcttttcttctcagCCTCTGAACATTGCCTACTCCCACATATACAGTTCCTACAGAAACTTTGTCGGCCCGCCTCATTTTAAGACCATCTGCCGCCTTCTTGGTTACCAAGGCATCGCTGTGGTGATGGAGGAGCTACTCAAGATTGTCAAAAGCCTGgtattttatcttcatttttttccctccacgcTTACGAACACATCTCTTCCCCCTCAATGTTCTGGGTTCTAAAACTTATTACTCTCTCTTCTTTCTGTGCAGTCTCTCCATTCGTTTGCCTGCCGTCGTTTATAAATCTCTTGTCACTTTGCAGTTACAGGGCACCATCCTGCAATATGTAAAAACTTTGATAGAAGTCATGCCCAAGATCTGCCGTCTGCCACGCCATGAGTACGGCTCCCCAGGTGAGCTGAATTAGCTGCAGCCTGTGGGGCGGTTTTTGATGAGGGCGATATGGCTCGCCGTCCAGGGCGCCACCCCATTAGGGGGAGGCGTGTGCGCTTGCGTGTTCAGTCAACAGGGAGTGGGACTCTGTGTTGTCACAGAAACAActtcagttttataaaaactttcTTAAACAGACTGTTCGGGGCGGGCAATtacaaaaattgagaaaaagaaaaaaaaaaagttttatcctTAGAGTTACTTTCCACAGCAAAATTGGATAATTTGTTAGATAACTACAACTTTGCAAACCCGTGTCAAAGAGGTAAACAAACTTCAAATAAGCAATGAAAACAGGACACTTTAAAGCTTTATAAATCGAAtgtatggttttttttgtgaaacgtGCGGccagtgaatggaagcagctgaaagtcttaATTTTCTACACATATAATAAGGTGATTTACTGTTGAGAGTTGAATTGTATAATTGTAATAGTGTAGTTGTCAAACGTTTATTCCAAAGACACATGCCACTTGAATtctataaaactgttttgtcgTCTCACTCCAACTTGTTTAGCTGTGAAACGCCACTGCAGCTAACGCTACACATGTAGCAGATGATGATTAGTAAAACACTCCTGCTGCCATCAGACGCTCTCTTGTTCACTCATGGCGTCTCGTTGTCTCGGCCACCTACTTTTACGTAACCTACCTTGACAGTTTGGCTGCTGACGTCTCGAGAGCTAGCCGCCCCTCCCAGTGACTGTATTGTGATGCGTCATCACCACACATGCGGACATCATCCAGGATGTCCCGAAAAAAACCAGGACAATGTCTCTGTGCTACTCTGATAAAGACCCAAGGCCTGCCTCTGAAGTTCAAAGTGTTAGATGTTTGCACATCACAAGATCACAACACACTTTGAAACCTGCAAAAAAGGTTGATTGTGATCTAATCTAAATGGAAGGATTTGGCCCCAAAGTATGACAGAATTCGCTGTTCAGGTGATACACTCGTGAGATTTGGTCGTAACTTTGACAAAACATAACATCCACTGgagtaaaaattaatttagttttatttgttcagcACAAAACCATATGCGTATGCTCACTCAGAATGTGTTACTCAACATCTCCTGGTGTTACATCTTAGTATTATTCCTGACCTGCTTCCATGTCTTTATCCAGACTTCTAGTGCAGATGTCCGTCAGATGGGATTATCCGTGCAAGGATTTAGTAATCTGTAGATTACTGATGTTCCTTACCTTGAGCTCCTGAACTTACCTCACAGCTCATGATGTTATTGCCATTTGTTAACGATCCTTTTGCCTCCGTTGCTCTCTCTAAATGTGGGTCAGAACAGCCATACGAACCGGTTGACATCACCCCGATTTAACCCGGAAATACCTGATTAACAGGCGACTGGTGAGGTTACATTAGACACATCATGATTAGAAATACCTTACAGTGTTGAGTAATAGATggtgctgcaaaaaaacaacaactaaaaaatcATATTTGGCCTCTTCTatatttgttctatttttctcttttagtccCACTTCAatatttcagatgaaaataaataatggagACAAAGATAAATGGAccaaatacaaaatgcagttttttagCGGTGATTTCAGTTattaagagaaaagaaaagttttcaaacaaaacttGGAATTATCTTTTAATTAGTCATACGTTTTGATTCGGTTTCACTCATTATCCCCAGATCTGCACAATCAACACGTCTGTTAAATAGAGCCAGTccacaacatgaagtaggctaaaagagttgaaaagaaaatcagtttgCTACAActtgatatataaaaaaaaatcagcaagaaATGAATAACAAAGTAATTGAagtatatattatttttttgaagctATTTGTAAGGCTTTGGGTGTCCAACACACCAAAGTGTCACAAGTTGGACAAAAACATAGATTAGTGAAGAGCTGTCTCAGTCTGGTAACTCACCCAGGACGTCCCGAAAGAACCCAGAACAACGTCtctgttcaggtcagagttcatgattTGACATTAGAAAAAAGAACTGAACAAAATGGCCGTCTGTGGGATGGGATGAGAGACAATTTAAAGAGCTGGCTAGAAATCCTTCACAATGATGCGAAAGACTCTTTACTAAGGTGTCGCAAATCCTTTATGTCAGTTGTTACCGCTGGGTGTGGCACAATCAGGTATGGGggtttttgaggaaatttcTTTTTCGCTTGTTTGTAATAAATATAgcgattgttttatttatttatttttttaattttgcagttttctgtctgatattaacatatttgataaacttatctaaaaaaaaatgtcggTGTGACAgtaaggcaaaaacaaaaagagaaatgtaaTACTTCTGTTGATGCAGATTTCCTGAAGGTTtcgtgaatttttttttctctctcctgccATTTCAAGGCATCTTGGAGTTCTTCCATCACCAGCTCAAGGACATTATTGAATACGCCGAGCTGAAGACGGACGTCTTCCAGAGCTTGAGGGAGGTCGGGAACGCCATCCTCTTCTGCCTGCTCATCGAGCAAGCTCTGGTGAGGCCTTTCCGCCTCCGTCTCCCCGTAGCTAATCCGGTGTAACGACTTCCTCGCGTTCTCTCCCCAACCCTTCCTGTGAATACCTGCGCCGGGCGCCTGGAGGTTTCTGCTCGGTTTATAGCGTCGACTGTCTCCGTGTAAATCAAACGATACGATCGAAAACTGTCAGGCTTGTGGGTGTGTTTGGTGTTTGATGTTTGATGATGgggtttgttttgtctgaaacacAACTCTATTTTTCATTACACGCTGGCAACTACCGCAGGTGGTAAGGATTTAGATTTTGttgatattaaaataacataGAGAccatttttgcttaattttttttttaatcacttattattttttaacatattaattaattaatttgattcattttattgcACATATACAACTTTCATCTCCAATCAgccatggaaaaaaaaggactgaGATTTTCATAATCTACgacaaagtgaaaatgtttaggGCATGCATCACGACCTTGTTTGTCCTTGCAAACTTTTTTATAATGACAAACCTTAAAATCTCAATGTCTTTGTCTTCCATGGAGGAGGTGACTCCATTCTTTTGGTTGGTTGTTGACTCAGTCCTGTGTTTTaattctttggttttatttccaaattaccTTTAAGTTTGACTCCTTTCATGCCTTGTTActcatgtttttctcagtatGATTTCACCATTTCTGTGTGACTGCACTgactcggtgtgtgtgtgtgtgtgtgtgtgtgtgtgtgtgtgtgtgtgtgtgtgtgtgtgttgctttgGATCACATCCGAGCgagtctgtttgtttgtgtgggtGTCTGATTTTCATCATTGCATGACTCGTCTCATACACTACAAGATGTCACTTTGTCGCTTTTAGTTTAATTGCCGTCACTAACAATCACCTTCACTTTAGTGTTGTCGCATAACCTCACATCGAGTATCACGATAAATCATTGTATAGTCATTTAGTGGTTAAAAATTACAGCTTCTTAGGGTGTTTTCAGTATAGACTCGGTTTGACTGAGGAACAAAATTGCAACAGCtgttaaattttcagctggtgcggttcgGTTTCACACCGCACTGTGTCAAATGAGCTGAAccaattgaaaaacctgttcaccctctcgcctgtggtggcgatgcctcaagaaccactgaaaaaaaaaacaacaacataaaaacctctgagcaagacactgagcacaacaccaaaaagtatttttttctatttattttgtttttacaaaatgatcTGTGTCACAAATATTGCTGGAATCATAGGTTGTGGTCTTTTGCTAAAGACTGTAAAGAAATCctaaaaactctaaaatatgacgccgctgcatttttgtttccatcttgtGAAGAGGGAAGTTGCACTCATGTCTTCTTTAGAGGTTTCCGTGTCgtttttttcagcagttctTCTTGTAGCGCCACCGCAGGCGAGATGGAGAAGAGGTCGAAAGCAAATTGCACCAGTTGAAAGCATAGTAAATGTTTCAATGCTGGTCCCCAATCAAAACGAGTCTGCCAGGTATGAAAACGCCCTTAGTCTCTTATTGCCTTTGACGAGGAGAGAAGAGCAATTTGGACTTGCAATTCCGTCTgcatgttttcaataaaaagtattttaagaaaataatctgtcattttgGCATTACATCAGTCACTGCACAGAGATACAAACTCCTAATTCTCTAAAGATAAAGCAAATAGCCTGACTGCAGTGACATaagttttgggaaaaaaatgtcaacatataGTATATATTAACAATTTAGttaaactaaaatacatttaaaaaaaagttgtctgtCCGGATGCAGGGTAAGGCTGTCAGTGAAGCAAAGTGAGTTTAATTTGTGGCTTAAAAGTTTCCTATTACATTTTGCTTGACCCTTAGTCCCAAGAGGAAGTGTGTGACCTGCTTCATGCTGCCCCCTTCCAGAACATTCTTCCC is a genomic window containing:
- the cyfip2 gene encoding cytoplasmic FMR1-interacting protein 2 isoform X1, whose protein sequence is MTTHVTLEDALSNVDLLEELPLPDQQPCIEPPPSSIMYQANFDTNFEDRNAFVTGIARYIEQATVHSSMNEMLEEGHEYAVMLYTWRSCSRAIPQVKCNEQPNRVEIYEKTVEVLEPEVTKLMKFMYFQRKAIERFCSEVKRLCHAERRKDFVSEAYLLTLGKFINMFAVLDELKNMKCSVKNDHSAYKRAAQFLRKMADPQSIQESQNLSMFLANHNRITQCLHQQLEVIPGYEELLADIVNICVDYYENKMYLTPSEKHMLLKVMGFGLYLMDGNVSNIYKLDAKKRINLSKIDKFFKLQVVPLFGDMQIELSRYIETSAHYEENKSRWTCTQSSISPQYNLCEQMVQIRDDHIRFISELARYSNSEVVTGSGLDSQKSDEEYRELFDLALRGLQLLSKWSTHVMEVYSWKLVHPTDKFCNKDCPGTAEEYERATRYNYTSEEKFALVEVIAMIKGLQVLMGRMESVFNQAIRNTIYAALQDFAQVTLREPLRQAVRKKKNVLISVLQAIRKTVCDWEGGREPPNDPCLRGEKDPKGGFDIKVPRRAVGPSSTQLYMVRTMLESLIADKSGSKKTLRSSLDGPIVVAIEDFHKHSFFFTHLLNFSEALQQCCDLSQLWFREFFLELTMGRRIQFPIEMSMPWILTDHILETKEPSMMEYVLYPLDLYNDSGYYALTKFKKQFLYDEIEAEVNLCFDQFVYKLADQIFAYYKAMAGSVLLDKRFRAECKNYGVIIPYPPSNRYETLLKQRHVQLLGRSIDLNRLITQRISAAMYKSLDHAISRFESEDLTSIVELEWLLEINRLTHRLLSKHMTLDSFDAMFREANHNVSAPYGRITLHVFWELNFDFLPNYCYNGSTNRFVRTAIPFTQEPQRDKPANVQPYYLYGSKPLNIAYSHIYSSYRNFVGPPHFKTICRLLGYQGIAVVMEELLKIVKSLLQGTILQYVKTLIEVMPKICRLPRHEYGSPGILEFFHHQLKDIIEYAELKTDVFQSLREVGNAILFCLLIEQALVSQEEVCDLLHAAPFQNILPRVYIKEGERLEVRMKRLEAKYAPLHLVPLIERLGTPQQIAIAREGDLLTKERLCCGLSMFEVILTRIRSFLQDAVWRGPPPTNGVMHVDECMEFHRLWSAMQFVYCIPVGTHEFTAEQCFGDGLNWAGCAIIVLLGQQRRFDLFDFCYHLLKVQRQDGKDEIIKNVPLKKMADRIRKYQILNNEIFAILNKYMKAVETDSSTVEHVRCFQPPIHQSLATTC
- the cyfip2 gene encoding cytoplasmic FMR1-interacting protein 2 isoform X2 produces the protein MTTHVTLEDALSNVDLLEELPLPDQQPCIEPPPSSIMYQANFDTNFEDRNAFVTGIARYIEQATVHSSMNEMLEEGHEYAVMLYTWRSCSRAIPQVKCNEQPNRVEIYEKTVEVLEPEVTKLMKFMYFQRKAIERFCSEVKRLCHAERRKDFVSEAYLLTLGKFINMFAVLDELKNMKCSVKNDHSAYKRAAQFLRKMADPQSIQESQNLSMFLANHNRITQCLHQQLEVIPGYEELLADIVNICVDYYENKMYLTPSEKHMLLKVMGFGLYLMDGNVSNIYKLDAKKRINLSKIDKFFKLQVVPLFGDMQIELSRYIETSAHYEENKSRWTCTQSSISPQYNLCEQMVQIRDDHIRFISELARYSNSEVVTGSGLDSQKSDEEYRELFDLALRGLQLLSKWSTHVMEVYSWKLVHPTDKFCNKDCPGTAEEYERATRYNYTSEEKFALVEVIAMIKGLQVLMGRMESVFNQAIRNTIYAALQDFAQVTLREPLRQAVRKKKNVLISVLQAIRKTVCDWEGGREPPNDPCLRGEKDPKGGFDIKVPRRAVGPSSTQLYMVRTMLESLIADKSGSKKTLRSSLDGPIVVAIEDFHKHSFFFTHLLNFSEALQQCCDLSQLWFREFFLELTMGRRIQFPIEMSMPWILTDHILETKEPSMMEYVLYPLDLYNDSGYYALTKFKKQFLYDEIEAEVNLCFDQFVYKLADQIFAYYKAMAGSVLLDKRFRAECKNYGVIIPYPPSNRYETLLKQRHVQLLGRSIDLNRLITQRISAAMYKSLDHAISRFESEDLTSIVELEWLLEINRLTHRLLSKHMTLDSFDAMFREANHNVSAPYGRITLHVFWELNFDFLPNYCYNGSTNRFVRTAIPFTQEPQRDKPANVQPYYLYGSKPLNIAYSHIYSSYRNFVGPPHFKTICRLLGYQGIAVVMEELLKIVKSLLQGTILQYVKTLIEVMPKICRLPRHEYGSPGILEFFHHQLKDIIEYAELKTDVFQSLREVGNAILFCLLIEQALSQEEVCDLLHAAPFQNILPRVYIKEGERLEVRMKRLEAKYAPLHLVPLIERLGTPQQIAIAREGDLLTKERLCCGLSMFEVILTRIRSFLQDAVWRGPPPTNGVMHVDECMEFHRLWSAMQFVYCIPVGTHEFTAEQCFGDGLNWAGCAIIVLLGQQRRFDLFDFCYHLLKVQRQDGKDEIIKNVPLKKMADRIRKYQILNNEIFAILNKYMKAVETDSSTVEHVRCFQPPIHQSLATTC